In Lolium rigidum isolate FL_2022 chromosome 7, APGP_CSIRO_Lrig_0.1, whole genome shotgun sequence, the DNA window aaacaaaagcaaacaaacagacgctccaagaaaaagcacataagatgtgatggaataaaaatatagtttcggggaggaacctgataatgttgtcgatgaagaaggggatgccttgggcatccccaagcttagacgcttgagtcttcttgatatatgcaggggtgaaccaccgggtgcatccccaagcttagagctttcactctccttgatcatagtatatcatcctcctctcttgacccttgaaaacttcctccacaccaaactcgaaacaactcattagagggttagtggacaataaaaattaacatgttcagaggtgacacaatcattcttaacacttctggacattgcataaagctactggacatcaatggatcaaagaaattcatccaacatagcaaaagaggcaatgcgaaataaaaggcagaatctgtcaaaacagaacagtccgtaaagatggattttattaggccaccagacttgctcaaatgaaaatgctcaaattgaatgaaagttgcgtacatatctgaggatcatgcacgtaaattggcataattttctgagcttcctgcagggcagtgggctcagattcgtgacagcaaagaaatctggaactgcgcagtaatccaaatctagtacttacttttctatcaaagactttacttggcacaacaaaacacaaaactaagataaggagaggttgctacagtagtaaacaacttccaagacacaaatataaaacaaagtactgtagcaaaataacacatgggttatctcccaagaagttctttctttttagccattaagatgggctcagcgagttttaatgatgcactcgcaagaaatagtatttgaagcaaaagagagcatcaagaggcaaattcaaaacacatttaagtctaacatgcttcctatgcataggaatcttgtaaataaacaagttcatgaggagcaaagtaacaagcataggaagataaaacaagtgtagcatcaaaaatttcagcacatagagaggcattttagtaacatgaaaatttctacaaccatattttcctctctcataataactttcagtagcatcatgagcaaactcaacaatataactatcacataaagcattcttatcatgagtctcatgcataaaattattactctccacataagcataatcaattttattagttgtagtgggagcaaattcaacaaagtagctatcattattattctcatcaagtgtaggaggcatagtataatcacaacaaaatttactctcagcagtaagtggcatcaaaggaccactatcattataatcatcacaaataggaggcaaagtatcatcaaagaaaattttctcctcaatgcttgggggactaaaaatatcatgaaaaccagcttccccaagcttagaactttctatatcattgtcaacaatggtgttcaaagcgttcatactaatattactaccggcatgcaaagaagatttcataggttttttaattttcgcatcaaacaatccatgttttaaatcaggaaatagaataagaagctcattgttgtccattatgccaaactagtgtaaacaagaaacaaaaagttgcaattgcgggatctaaaggaaatagctttgagcacacacacaacggcgccgagaaaaatactttacacgagaccgtagtatgagagccttttacctttcctccccggcaacggcgccggaaaagtgcttgatgtctacgggagcttctattcttgtagacggtgttgggcctccaagagcgagaggtttgtagaacagcggcaagtttcccttaagtggatacccaaggtttatcgaactcggggaggaagaggtcaaagatatccctctcatgcaaccctgcaaccacaaagcaagaagtctcttgtgtccccaacacacctaataggtgcactagttcggcgaagagatagtgaaatacgggtggtataaataagtatgagcggtagcaacggtgccgagaaaagtgcttggcgtgtagttgatggtggtggtattgcagcgagtaatgcgataaaacagtaaacaagcgtagtaactcgACGTGTAATGTAGcaacgagtagtaaacaagcggtagtaactcgagcggtatttaggaacaaggcctagggattacactttcactagtggacactctcaacattgatcacataacagaatagataaatgcatactctacacttttgttggatgatgaacacattgcgtaggattacacgaaccctcaatgccggagttaacaagctccacaataatgctcatgtttaagtaacctttagtgtaagatagatcaacgctactaaaccaagtactagcatagcatgcactttgtcaccttcatgcatatgtaggaggaatagatcacatcaatattatcatagcaatagttaactccataatctacaagagatcatgatcatagcataaaccaagtactaacacggtgcacgcatctgtcacctttgcacacatgcgggaggaataaactactttaataacaaatcactagagtagcacatggataaattgtgatacaacatgctgcaatcttaaagagatataaataagcacctcactatgccattcaatgagtaagtattctgtgaaatctagcctaagagacccacacggtgcacacacttgtcacctttacacacgtgggacgaggagtctccgggagatcacataagtaaaactcacttgactagcataatgacatctagattacaagcatcatcatatgaatctcaatcatgtagggcagctcatgagattattgtattgaactacataggagagagatgaaccacatagctactggtacagccccgagcctcgatggagaactactccctcctcatgggagctagagttgtaataggaagaattatttgtaatcttgcgggaggagttagaaaccttcccggactttgtaacttgtacaatacgaatccctcggctccgcctcctatataagggggagtcgagggacaaagaaatcatcgaatctactgtcaacgtaaccctagttttatattcgtcgagtacttttcggctgaaaccttcgagatctacttgccctctacatctaactaaaccctagtctacaatccgtaggcattgacaagttgataccttgtcactagGGGCTTCACTCAGCGGCATGGCATCGACTATGGTGATACGTTCAGTCCAGTCGTCAAGCCAGCCACTGTGCGACTGGTTCTCTCCCTTGCAGTGTCTCGTGGATGGAGTCTCCGTCAGATTGATGTCAGCAATGCTTTCCTTCATGGTTATCTGTCCGAAGATGTGTATATGCACCAGCCGCCCGGTTTTGAGGATGAGCGATATCCCTCTCATGTGTGCAAGTTACAGCGGGCTCTCTATGGTCCGGCGTCTCCGCGTGCTTGGTATGCTCGCTCCGAGTGCTCTCTTGGCAGATCTGGGTTTTGTCTCTTCGAAGGCTGATACTTCGCTGTTCACTTTCTCTCGGGACGGTGTACAGGTATACATGCTGGTGTACGTCGATGATATTGTCATTGCTGGCTCTACTCCGTGGGCGGTTAATAGTCTTGTGCGTGCCCTTTCGCGCAGCTTTTCCTATCAAGGATCTTGGTGCACTAGAATATTTCTTGGGTCTTGAAGCGTCCTACAATTCTGGGGGGATGACTGTCACTCAACGGAAGTATGCATTGGATCTTTTGCATCGTGTGAGTATGGAGAATTGTCGACCCACTTCTACGCCGCTGAATGTGACGGAACATCTTTCTCGTGAGTCTGGTACTCCCTTAGGTATTGACGATTCTCATCGGTACCGCAGTGTTGTTGGAGGCCTTCGCATTTGACTCTCACCCGACCAGATATATCATTTGCGGTAAACAAAGTCCGTCGGTTCTCGTCACAGACCAACCGATGTTCATTGGGAATCGGTCAAGCGCATCTTGCGTTATGTTAAGGGCACGCCGAACACGGGACTCGCTCGTTTCGCAAGTCAGCCTCGATTGGTATTAGTGTCTTCACTGATGCGGATTGGGCAGGATGTGTGGATGATCGTCGATCCACAGGAGGCTATGCCATCTTTGTTGGTCCGAATCTCATTTCTTGGAGTTCGAAGAAACAGCCTACTGTCTCAAGATCCAGTACTGAGGCAGAATACAAAGCATTGGCAAATGGCGCTGCTGAAGCTATATGGATAGAGTCTCTCCTCAAGGAATTGGGAGTATCTCGGCAGCGCATTCCCATATTGTGGTGTGATAATTTAGGGGCGACTTATCTAACCGctaatccagtgtttcatgcaaGAACCAAGCACATTGAGACCGATTTCCATTTTGTGCGTGAGCGCGTGGCGTCTGGAGCTCTTCGAGTCGGGTTTATCTCTTCCGGTGATCAGCTAGCCGATGTGTTCACTAAACCAGCTACTCGACAGATGCTAGACCGATTTAGTACCAATCTGAATCTTGTACAGAGTAGAAGTTCAGATTGAGGAGGGATGTTAAAGTAGGTCTAGATGTATTATACCTGTCATGTATTATTGTACGTTGTATGTACACAGCTGATCTATATAAAGAGATACGTGGAGAGGCATTGCCCCACGCAAACCCTAAAACACTTTACGTTCTTTGACTATGTTTGATAAGATTCATCTGTGTGTCATATTGACTGGGGtggctaaccctagccgccgtccGCCCAATCCACGTCGCCGCCAGCGCGCGCCGTCGGGCGAAGCCCGTGTGGTAGGCGGAGGCGAGGTCTTCCCCTTCCACGATAGGCGATGAGGCTTGCGGGAGCTCGTGCAGGGAGCTGCGCGAGATGGGCCTCTCCAgccaggcggcggcggtgcttcGGGGCGGCGGTTTCCCCTCCAGCGTCGGGGGAGAATGACTCATGAGCGCGCGGTCGTGGCCCTGGGTTCCCGTGCCCAGATCTGTGGCGGCTCGTGGAGCATTAGAGCGTGGTTGCGGATGCTCGCGGCTGGGCGCCGGCTGCTGCGGCGCGATGGTGCGGTGGGGTGGCCCCTCTGGTCGGCGGCTGTTGCGGCTCAGCTCCGCGGGGGTGTGGCATTTCTGCTTGTGTGGGTTCATGGAGGAGTGTGGTGGCGGTGTGCTTCGGTTCCCGCGTGGTGGCAGCTGCAGGGGTTCACTCTGGTTGCATTAGCAACGATTTCGCGGGCAGTGGTGATGATCCGGACGTCGGCATTCTCTCCGCGGCGGCGGGGAGCCTAGGTGTGGTGGTGTGTTGGACGCGTGGCATGGCTGCCTCGCTCTGACGGCTTCGTCGGCGGTCGCCGACTTGGCATGGTGGGTGCTCGCTTGGCTTGTGCTTCGTGTGGTGcctggatgccggggcggcggccccggatagtggtcttcttcttctcgtCGAGCTAGGAGGTGGCTCTGCGGTAGGCAGACCTGCCCTCAGCGCCTTGTCTCGTCCATGGCCTCAGCTCGTCGAGCACGTGAGGCTGGCGTTCTGCGTGCAGGTTGGTATTGGTGGTCTGGCTGGCCCTTGAGGGCGGGCGTGTGGCTTGCGACTCATCACCGGGTGAAAACTTGTCCCGGCAGTCCTTCGGGAACGACATcggtgacgcccgtgggcgccACATCCTTCTTGAAGTCGTCGTCGAGGTGGTGTTACTTGCAACTCCGCCCAGGTTCTTCGGGGGAAACCCCAGATCCCATGTGGGATCGGGTGAGTGTTCTTTCATcgtttgcctcttggggcctcccCTTGGATGTTCCTTAGGTCGGAGGGACCTTGGAGTGAGCTTTGGTGGTTTGCGTCGGCGAGTTGGGCAGCCTCGACTTCGATGGGCAGACAGTCGCGACTTTGGGTTTGGTGTTCTCCAGGTGAAAACCCTTCACCAGCCTCGGTTGTTGCTGGCGATGGCGGCGCTCTTGGTCGTTGctcccctccttggaggcatcgTTGTGGAGGTTCACCTCCCATGTCGGTGTCTGGCCTGCTCGTCTGGTTGGCACTTTCTGTTCTTCGTCTTCGGCTTGGTGGTGCGTGGCCCTGCGGGTCGGCGAGGATGCCGGATCGGCGGCTCCGAATCATCGCCTCCCCCGTCCCGTGTTGAGGTTTTTGAGTGTCGGCCTTGGTTTGCTTGGGAAACTTGGTCGCCGGCTAGTCTATATGCGTGTCCTTGGGGCCGGCATGGATGTCGGAGCGGCAGCTCCGGATGTTCTCCTCCGCCATGTTGCGTTGGGGTGTTTTGCTGTCGGCTTTGGTTGCAGGGTGACTTGGCCATCGACTAGTGGGGGGGGCGCGACCTCGGGGCCGGCGTGGTGCGTTGTGTTGTATAGTTTTCGGccggttttccttataaactgtCCAAAATCTTTTCGACTTTATAAATCAAAGGCATTGCCGAGGTTCGAAAAAATATTGAATTTTGAACCATGTCATGTAAATACAACGTAAATTTACAAATCCATGGTTTAATTTTATAGATCAACGTGTAAAGACCAACCTACACTTAGGAAAATGGGGTTGGATGCTTACGGGTGCTTACCACCTTGAGTGACAGAGAGATAGGACAACAACGTTGCTACCGTCGGGGGAGGGGAGTGCTGGTGTTGCCGAAGAAGTGGGAGGATTTTCTATGCCAAGCAGGTAGGAGATCACCTATGTTGAAGTGAGGATCTTTGCCCTACCGCGAAGGTGTTCAAGTGAACCAGGCAGGTGAGTTTTGGATTCGCGCTAAAACATCCGGCCACCCGCCATCTCCCCGCTTTCTCTCACAGAGTCACAGTCTCACCAAGCTACCATGTTTCCATTTTGCACTCGAACAAGACCAGCTCGATGGACTTACCGGTAGGTGCTTTAATCACAAATCACTATTCGGCCGGGTCCGTCATCTCACACAAGCAACCAAACATACAGAAAGTGCATCCTCACGTGCCTTGTTGGGCTCCTGTGAGCTATGAAACttgtccttagagcatctccagccgtgtcccccaaagcgttcTCCAAAGGAATTTGGGTCGCGTCGggcaaaaaaccgttccagccgcgttttttaaagcccatttttgtccggcgcgtcccgatacggtgtccggcgccccgagcccgtccccgtcccacaggggacgcaccggggacgccggacacaacgaaaagcgaggcggggagtggcggggccgactcgtcagcggcacgataaatttttaacctaaccgtcgcctacctcgatcACGGCGGAAATTATTAgccgtgcagttcccgcagcgacggtgcagttcccgcagcgacgcagcgacgcgtcccgtcgcgcctagctctgcgtgccggcgttaatgcgcaccaccgctcctccgcctccctccggcctataaaagggccgcaaaccctagcgcctctctcccaaaccctagccgccaccatctcaataagactcgacgctatgtctggtagaggcggaggccgacctcgcggccgtggtcgtggtcgtggtcgtggtcgtggccgcggcagagctgaatgctcgccgtcgccttccacgccgccggcttcatcgtcggagatggacgtggagccggacgtgcggttcgagttcgtcctcgtcctcaagggcgacccgcgcggcatccagaggctgccggactccttcgccgactacgtcgccggcgacgatcgcccgcgcacgatgcatccgcgggaggctgcgtgcggctactaccggtggatcgtcgacgtgatctacgacgctcgcggcaagatgtacctcaacatcggccgggagaagttcgcgcggcaccacagcctcgaagccggcttcatccttcgttctcctacttcggcgacggggacatgagcgtcaaggtcttcgacgagacgcggtgccgccgggactaccacggcgacagcaccgacgaggaggacgaccgagtgttctttcttcgcagcgaacacgtgcacggaagtttcggatgttcgcctcatcggtagaaccaacaagggcaccatcctcccgctggattttccggtttaggtgactcgggtgtgccctcgagtgttctttcttagcagcgaacacaggaaacgttcgatgcacggcctagttaggtttagtttctttgcaaaattttatatttgtgtccacgacggttcaaactatgtattagtttgtggaaaaccatgtgcctttcgtgtaaaccacgttccaaattatgtattagtttgtggaaattgaaataaaaaagccaaaaaaaagtattttaaatgtttgggggaggcgtttgggggacgcggctggggagcgacgtcccccaaaggcggcacgaataaaacacgtctcccaaacgctcaatccggcgcggtttgagggacgcggttggagatgctcttaagtttTCATACATTGTCTGGTGTTTTATCTCGCTCACATACCACATGCTTCATCCCTCGTTCCTCTCATCTGCCTCTCCTTAGACTACATCGACACCGTGTTATACTTTCCCACCTGGGCCTCAGATCAGCGTAAAAAACCGCCAGGCTCCGTTAAACATTCAAATTTGCTATGTATCAGTCCACTAAAAGTTTCTTAAGTTTCAGTCACTCAATGTAAAAGTGtaatcataatttttttttataaagtgCAACTGAAACGAGttacacttttattttatatcaactatagttgcacttttctgggATGATAGGATTTAAAAAAATCTCAGTCGAGGGACGTAGTTAAACATTAGTTTGCGGACTTGTATTTGTAATAAAGGAAAACACTTTTGTACTTGTACGCATGGGTTTGGATGTTTTCGTCATTGTtcgttgtgctttgagattcggataaaaaaacAGAATGAAGAAAGAAATATTTTCATCTACCATGGTAAGCTTGAGTCTCGAGAAATAAATGAATGGTGAATCATTCCTGTAATTACAAAATACTTTAAAATAAAAAGCACACGCACGCAAGGAACACTAGGTGACACTGCATGGCGCAGCAACAAAATCGGGGAGTGGCCTGCGCGGCGGTCTCTCCACTTGTCTCCTCACTCCCCGCTTAACGCTCCCTTCCCTCCGTCCAAACTCTCCTCCCCTTGAAAGCTAGCCACGCGCTAATTGCGACCATCATTTTCAAACAATAACAGATTAACGCCATGCATCCATGCTCTTCTCGATAGGGATTCAGATGATCGGGAGATCAATGCAGAGTGTTCCTCATCGGCAGAAATTAAGCCACCAATTCCGAGGTTGTTATATATACATTGTCTCTTCCATATGTTTCAATTCCTGAAGTTCTGATGTTCTTGTTGTTTCATCCTGCACTTTTAGTTGCAGGATTTGATCTGTGTTGTGAGGATCTGATCTCTGCCGACAAGGGAGGGGATGAAATTGTGAGAAGGTGCATGCATGAACGGAGTTGCATGAGGTGAAAAGGGGGAACGAGAGGATGGCCCTGTTCGATCGGAATCAGAAGCAGCGGCCGTCGCTCTTCTCGACGGCGACCATCGCTCTGTTCGTGGCGCTCTGCCTCGTCGGATTCTGGATGgtatcctcgccgtcgccggaggcCGTCCCTGCGGCCACGGCGACGGCGGCCGACATTaacaaggcggcggcggaggtcgtcgtcgtcaaggacaaggaggaggacagctcGATCGACGCCACCAATAATTTCAAGCAGGATAGTACCAACGTCGTCACCGAGGTCACGACGGCCGCCACGGAGGCCGAGAAGCCCGCCGTCGACGCCAAgggcggcgagggcgacggcgagaAGTTGGCGTCGAAGAACCAGTCGTTTGACGACGAGAACGGGAGGACGGAGGGCGGGGAGCTCGTGAAGCCGGAGACCGCCGAGACggacggcgccgccgctgctgccgccgcggtggCGGCTTCCCAGGGGAAGAGCGTGGATGACACGGTGACGGACGCTAAGGAGCAGGCGGCGACAGACACAAAGGAGAGCGTGGGTCAGGACTCGAAGACGTCGGGTGACACGAAGGAGAGCTTGGCCGTCAGCCAGGAGGACACAGCGGCAGGCGACGCGAAGGAGACGTCGTCGAAGAAGCAGACGTTCGACGACGAGAACGGCAAGATGGAAGGCGTGGACATGGTGAAGGATGACGGCAACAAGACGTTCATCTCGGACGACGTCGTAAGCGTCAAGCCAATTGCCGACGACACGACGTccgtgaccaccaccaccacagacAAGACAGAGGCGGTTGTTCCGACCGAAACGGCCACCGCGACGGCACTCGAGGAGACGACCAAGACGTCGGACAATGAAGAGCAACCGCAACCACGGGACGAGGAGCAGAAGCTTCTTCCAGAGGCGCTGCCGAACGGCCAGGCGGAGCTGCTGACGGAGCGGGCGGCCCAGAACGGGTCGTTCACGACGCAGGCGGCGGAGTCGACGAACGAGCAGAAGAAGCGCGCCGAACGGAAAAAGAAGCAGAAGAAGAATAAGAAAGCCGCCGGCGGCAAGGCTGATCAGGCGGAGGCGGCGTCGCCGTCGTACGTGTGGAAGCTGTGCAACACAAGCACGGGCGAGGACTACATCCCGTGCCTGGACAACGAGGCGGCCATCAGGAAGCTCAAGACAGACAAGCACTACGAGCACCGCGAGCGGCACTGCCCCGCCGAACCGCCCACCTGCCTCGTCCCGGCGCCGTCGTCCTACCGTGACCCCATCCGGTGGCCGCACAGCCGCGACAAGATCTGGTACCACAACGTGCCGCACACCAAGCTGGCGGACTACAAGGGACACCAGAACTGGGTGAAGCTCTCCGGCGAGCACCTCACGTTCCCGGGCGGAGGCACGCAGTTCAAGACGGGTGGTGCGCTGCATTACATCGACCTGATCCAGCAGGCGCTGCCAGAGGTGGCGTGGGGACGACGGAGCCGGGTGGTTCTGGACGTCGGGTGCGGCGTGGCGAGCTTCGGCGGGTACCTGTTCGACCGCGGTGCGCTGGCCATGTCGTTCGCGCCCAAGGACGAGCACGAGGCGCAGGTGCAGTTCGCGCTGGAGCGCGGCATCCCGGCCATCTCCGCCGTCATGGGAACCAAGCGGCTCCCTTTCCCCAGCAACGTGTTCGACGTTGTCCACTGCGCGCGGTGCCGCGTGCCCTGGCACATCGACGGCGGCAAGCTCCTCCTCGAGCTCAACCGCCTCCTCCGCCCGGGCGGCCTGTTCGTCTGGTCCGCCACTCCCGTGTACCAGAAGCTCCCCGAAGACGTGGAGATCTGGGACGACATGGTGAAGCTGACCACGGCAATGTGCTGGGAGATTGTGGCGAAGACCAAGGACACCATCGACGCAGTCGGGCTCGTCATCTTCCGGAAGCCGGTGAACAACCATTGCTACGACTCTCGGCAGCAGGACGAACAGCCCCCTCTCTGCGAGCCCTCCGACGACCCGAACGCGGCGTGGAACATCTCGCTTCGGGCGTGCATGCACCGTGTCCCCACTGACGCGTCCGTGCGCGGGTCGCGGTGGCCGGAGAAGTGGCCGGCAAGGGCGGAGAAGGTGCCCTACTGGCTCAACAGCACCCAggtgggcgtgtacgggaagccgGCGCCGGAGGACTTCGCGTCGGACTACCA includes these proteins:
- the LOC124672898 gene encoding probable methyltransferase PMT26, whose amino-acid sequence is MALFDRNQKQRPSLFSTATIALFVALCLVGFWMVSSPSPEAVPAATATAADINKAAAEVVVVKDKEEDSSIDATNNFKQDSTNVVTEVTTAATEAEKPAVDAKGGEGDGEKLASKNQSFDDENGRTEGGELVKPETAETDGAAAAAAAVAASQGKSVDDTVTDAKEQAATDTKESVGQDSKTSGDTKESLAVSQEDTAAGDAKETSSKKQTFDDENGKMEGVDMVKDDGNKTFISDDVVSVKPIADDTTSVTTTTTDKTEAVVPTETATATALEETTKTSDNEEQPQPRDEEQKLLPEALPNGQAELLTERAAQNGSFTTQAAESTNEQKKRAERKKKQKKNKKAAGGKADQAEAASPSYVWKLCNTSTGEDYIPCLDNEAAIRKLKTDKHYEHRERHCPAEPPTCLVPAPSSYRDPIRWPHSRDKIWYHNVPHTKLADYKGHQNWVKLSGEHLTFPGGGTQFKTGGALHYIDLIQQALPEVAWGRRSRVVLDVGCGVASFGGYLFDRGALAMSFAPKDEHEAQVQFALERGIPAISAVMGTKRLPFPSNVFDVVHCARCRVPWHIDGGKLLLELNRLLRPGGLFVWSATPVYQKLPEDVEIWDDMVKLTTAMCWEIVAKTKDTIDAVGLVIFRKPVNNHCYDSRQQDEQPPLCEPSDDPNAAWNISLRACMHRVPTDASVRGSRWPEKWPARAEKVPYWLNSTQVGVYGKPAPEDFASDYQHWKKVVRNSYLAGMGIDWNTVRNVMDMRAVYGGLAAALRDMDVWVMNTVNIDSPDTLPVIYERGLFGIYHDWCESFSTYPRSYDLLHADHLFSKLKARCKVLPVIVEADRILRPNGKLIVRDDKETVDEIVEVVRSMHWEVRMTVSKRKEAMLCARKTMWRPTEVVESATR